The proteins below come from a single Faecalibaculum rodentium genomic window:
- a CDS encoding ABC transporter ATP-binding protein, whose protein sequence is MLVRTENLTKSYGLTRALDHCSLRFTDGQFTAVIGRSGSGKSTLLKMIAGLEKPDLGTVLLDHCNMTELSEEKAALFRADHIGFVFQFFALVSICIIQENLSLIQETGTFLRDTDWEKEIIDRTGIRPFLDKFPHELSGGQQQRAAITAALIRKPDLILVDEPTGNLDRQSGIEIMRLLKLCQSELGITVIMVTHDLDLAKQTDRIVELRDGKPWLYETTDTMD, encoded by the coding sequence ATGCTTGTACGGACAGAAAATCTCACAAAATCCTACGGTCTGACCCGCGCTCTGGATCACTGTTCTCTGAGGTTTACCGATGGTCAATTCACTGCCGTCATTGGCAGAAGCGGTTCGGGAAAATCCACTTTGCTGAAGATGATTGCAGGTCTGGAAAAACCGGATTTGGGAACCGTGTTGTTGGATCACTGCAACATGACTGAACTGTCCGAAGAAAAGGCTGCCTTATTTCGGGCTGACCACATCGGATTCGTGTTCCAGTTTTTTGCGCTGGTTTCCATCTGTATAATTCAGGAAAACCTGTCCCTGATCCAGGAAACAGGAACTTTCCTCAGAGATACAGACTGGGAGAAAGAAATCATTGACCGGACAGGCATTCGTCCGTTTCTGGACAAATTCCCTCATGAATTATCCGGAGGACAGCAGCAAAGGGCAGCCATAACTGCAGCTTTGATACGCAAGCCTGATCTCATCCTGGTGGATGAACCAACTGGCAATCTGGACAGACAATCCGGAATAGAGATCATGCGCCTGCTAAAACTGTGTCAGAGCGAACTTGGGATTACTGTGATCATGGTCACTCATGATTTGGACCTTGCCAAACAGACAGACCGGATCGTAGAACTGAGAGATGGAAAGCCGTGGCTGTATGAAACGACGGATACGATGGATTAA
- a CDS encoding response regulator transcription factor: MNILLIEDDAILSDTICQSLKPVRCVQCNSLSGAFDQTEEQWDVILLDLNLPDGSGMQFLQILLEISDVPVIIISSRDSNQEIIAGYTAQADDYLVKPFGLDILRAKTDRILFRTHTLRKSGCILVADKGLLVGDNDRSITLSPTETAILSCLFSRSLSHYSDLIRHIYTRTGKEATVRTVSTRISELKRKLVDISLSIIGNASSGYSVKRDL; this comes from the coding sequence ATGAATATTTTATTGATTGAAGATGATGCAATCTTGTCAGATACCATCTGCCAGTCCCTGAAGCCTGTGCGCTGCGTACAATGCAATTCCCTGTCTGGTGCATTTGATCAGACGGAAGAACAGTGGGATGTCATTCTGCTGGATCTTAACCTTCCCGATGGATCAGGCATGCAGTTTCTCCAGATTCTGCTGGAAATTTCAGATGTGCCGGTTATTATTATTTCTTCCAGAGATTCAAATCAGGAAATTATTGCAGGGTACACCGCCCAGGCGGATGACTATCTCGTAAAACCCTTTGGACTGGACATTCTCAGAGCCAAAACCGACCGCATCCTGTTCCGGACTCACACGCTGCGAAAAAGCGGCTGCATTCTGGTGGCAGACAAAGGCCTGCTGGTGGGAGATAACGACAGAAGCATTACACTGTCTCCCACGGAGACAGCCATACTGTCCTGCCTTTTTTCACGCAGCCTTTCCCATTACAGCGATCTGATCCGCCATATCTATACCCGGACCGGCAAGGAAGCCACTGTCAGAACAGTAAGTACCCGCATCAGTGAGCTGAAACGAAAGCTGGTGGACATTTCCCTTTCGATCATCGGAAACGCCAGTTCCGGCTATTCCGTGAAAAGAGATCTCTGA
- a CDS encoding patatin-like phospholipase family protein, with product MNESSAISKSTPSGVAADPVQTPDVQAMQNPAQRVDSQPIKTGLVLGGGGARGCYEIGAWQAFHECGVHFDCVAGTSIGALVGAIYVQHTLKPLVDFVYTMSPAMIAEGMPEMPDSLRDIRSHREELVRFFQKYIRQGTDISPLKDAIHRMFDWTLFSESTVDFACMTINVTKMQGEAFFKKDMTEENAESVILASASCFPAFPMLKMGNDYYIDGGMEDNLPIGLAQEMGAQKIVAIDVHGPGREKPLPSDGSVVYMQPVIDLNNFLDFREDSCIRSLHLGYLETMKRYDRFCGYVFTFTQPSWPRLYMISQYVAMHLDRYGITPDNALAARCFHMTLGYDPAPLNNRYTDNYAGGRLIEALALAVGVEPVQLMSLEYFLTSLKDRTDRIPPLKQPGKIRQSLSLLQSSSHDQIISFLHAALVHHGGRLPMVLEPLRKLFETEYILACTWYCLKDYLK from the coding sequence ATGAACGAATCATCAGCAATTTCCAAATCCACTCCCTCCGGAGTGGCTGCAGACCCTGTACAGACACCGGATGTCCAGGCCATGCAGAACCCGGCCCAACGGGTGGACAGCCAGCCCATCAAGACCGGCCTGGTCCTGGGCGGCGGCGGAGCCCGCGGCTGTTATGAAATCGGCGCCTGGCAGGCATTTCATGAATGCGGCGTACATTTTGACTGCGTGGCCGGCACCAGCATTGGTGCGCTGGTGGGTGCCATCTATGTCCAGCACACGCTGAAGCCCCTGGTGGATTTCGTCTACACCATGTCCCCGGCGATGATCGCAGAAGGCATGCCGGAAATGCCCGACAGCCTGCGGGATATCAGAAGCCACCGGGAGGAACTGGTCCGGTTTTTCCAGAAGTACATCCGGCAGGGAACGGACATATCCCCGCTGAAGGATGCCATTCACCGCATGTTTGACTGGACGCTGTTTTCCGAATCCACGGTGGATTTTGCGTGCATGACCATCAACGTCACAAAAATGCAGGGTGAGGCATTCTTCAAGAAGGACATGACGGAAGAAAACGCCGAATCGGTGATCCTGGCCAGTGCCTCGTGCTTTCCGGCTTTTCCAATGCTGAAAATGGGAAACGACTATTACATCGATGGGGGTATGGAGGACAATCTCCCAATTGGCCTGGCGCAGGAGATGGGTGCGCAGAAGATCGTGGCGATCGATGTCCATGGACCCGGGCGGGAAAAGCCGCTTCCATCTGACGGTTCGGTGGTGTACATGCAGCCGGTGATCGACCTGAACAACTTTCTGGATTTCCGGGAGGACTCCTGTATCCGGTCACTCCACCTGGGGTATCTGGAGACCATGAAACGGTATGACCGGTTCTGTGGCTATGTCTTCACCTTCACTCAGCCATCCTGGCCGCGGCTGTACATGATCAGTCAGTATGTGGCCATGCATCTGGATCGTTACGGCATCACTCCGGATAATGCACTGGCTGCCCGATGTTTCCATATGACCCTTGGCTACGATCCCGCGCCTTTGAACAACCGCTATACGGACAACTACGCCGGCGGCCGGCTGATCGAAGCCCTGGCGCTGGCCGTGGGTGTGGAGCCGGTGCAGCTGATGAGTCTGGAATACTTCTTGACGAGCCTCAAAGACCGGACAGACCGGATCCCGCCCCTGAAGCAGCCCGGGAAGATCCGCCAGTCGCTGAGTCTTCTGCAGAGCAGTTCCCATGACCAGATCATCAGTTTCCTTCATGCTGCCCTGGTGCATCATGGCGGACGCCTGCCGATGGTGCTTGAACCGCTCAGGAAGCTGTTTGAGACAGAGTACATTCTCGCCTGCACCTGGTACTGCCTGAAGGATTACCTGAAGTAA
- a CDS encoding TIGR00730 family Rossman fold protein, with the protein MRVCVYGASSSRIAPVYKEAGRELGILMADADMTLIFGGGQTGMMGAVLDGIQAAGGDSIGVSPRFFDVDGVLAKSCTEFYFTETMRQRKQMMEELADAFIMTPGSIGTYEEFFEILTLKQLKQTDKPLVVLNTNGFFDPMIQMLTNAIEQDFLGDYIWELFEICDTPRKAVDWIGQGSGKAETRAL; encoded by the coding sequence ATGAGAGTTTGTGTATATGGTGCGAGCAGCAGCCGGATCGCGCCTGTGTATAAAGAAGCCGGGCGTGAGTTGGGAATCCTGATGGCGGACGCGGATATGACGCTGATCTTCGGCGGTGGACAGACCGGGATGATGGGGGCTGTGCTCGACGGTATCCAGGCGGCAGGAGGAGACTCCATTGGCGTGTCGCCACGATTCTTCGATGTGGATGGCGTCCTGGCGAAAAGCTGCACAGAGTTCTACTTCACGGAGACCATGCGGCAGCGCAAACAGATGATGGAAGAACTTGCGGATGCATTCATCATGACTCCTGGCAGTATCGGTACCTATGAGGAGTTTTTCGAGATCCTGACCCTGAAACAGCTGAAACAGACGGACAAACCGCTGGTGGTCCTGAATACCAATGGGTTTTTCGATCCGATGATCCAGATGCTGACGAATGCCATCGAGCAGGACTTTCTCGGTGACTACATCTGGGAGCTGTTTGAAATCTGTGACACCCCGCGAAAGGCCGTGGACTGGATCGGGCAGGGGAGTGGGAAGGCGGAAACCCGGGCTCTATAA
- a CDS encoding pseudouridine synthase, which translates to MTELQIQDNDAGQTLEKYLQKALPALPRSLMFKAVRNKKIKVNRKRCEVRQMLQAGDIVQLFLPPDVLEQEAFVPNDRPLRVVWEDDDLMVLYKPRGLLSQKDQPGKQDDMNSRLRTLLWKRGIWNPETDRSFRPSVAHRLDRNTSGLVLAGKTAAGARKAAEMIRQGNLEKEYLATVEGVVDRPQELRLFLKKEGTKALVRDTPEDGWLHADMDIEPVGHAGNNTVIRVHLLTGRFHQIRASMAYIGHPLAGDVKYGGQPGQPYSLEACRLCFDGHCIEIPQK; encoded by the coding sequence ATGACTGAACTGCAAATACAGGACAACGATGCCGGGCAGACACTGGAGAAATACCTCCAGAAGGCGCTGCCGGCTCTTCCCAGGAGCCTGATGTTCAAGGCCGTCCGAAACAAAAAAATCAAGGTGAACCGCAAGCGCTGCGAGGTGCGGCAGATGCTGCAGGCGGGGGACATCGTCCAGCTGTTTTTGCCACCGGATGTACTGGAACAGGAGGCGTTTGTTCCCAATGACCGGCCGCTGAGAGTCGTGTGGGAGGATGACGATCTCATGGTCCTCTACAAACCACGGGGTCTGCTGTCGCAGAAAGACCAGCCGGGCAAGCAGGATGACATGAACAGCCGGCTGCGTACGCTGCTCTGGAAGCGGGGTATCTGGAATCCTGAAACCGACCGGTCGTTCCGTCCCTCTGTGGCGCATCGCCTGGACCGCAACACCAGCGGTCTGGTGCTGGCAGGGAAGACGGCTGCAGGGGCCAGGAAAGCGGCAGAGATGATCCGTCAGGGAAATCTGGAGAAAGAGTATCTGGCCACTGTGGAGGGAGTTGTGGACCGGCCGCAGGAACTCCGGCTGTTCCTGAAAAAGGAAGGCACAAAGGCCCTGGTCCGCGACACGCCGGAAGACGGATGGCTGCATGCGGATATGGACATCGAACCGGTTGGCCATGCGGGAAACAACACAGTGATCCGGGTGCATCTGCTCACGGGCAGATTCCACCAGATCCGGGCTTCGATGGCGTACATCGGCCATCCGCTGGCAGGGGATGTGAAGTATGGCGGACAGCCGGGTCAGCCGTATTCCCTGGAGGCCTGTCGCCTGTGTTTTGACGGTCACTGCATCGAAATACCGCAGAAATGA
- a CDS encoding 4Fe-4S dicluster domain-containing protein translates to MRGIYNSVTDIRRKVFAAIARMAYEDETDYAKRIEEIPYEILPGTKAKYRNSIFLERAIIGERLRLGMGLPLREMSEFGALSDGIEESTIAEKYYDDPLINIIKFACNACPEKEVIVTNQCQGCLSHQCTEVCPKDAVHIVNGRSFIDQDKCIKCGRCMDACPYHAIVKMERPCAASCGMNAISSDGDGKAQIDYDRCVSCGQCLVNCPFGAIVDKGQIFQTIYAMKQGQDVIACIAPAFVGQFGPTVTPEKVKTALLDLGFADVVEVAIGADLCTIEEAEDFMKKVPEQQPFMATSCCPAWSVMAKKDFPQYASYISMAMTPMVLTARMVKKNHPNAKIAFIGPCAAKKLEASRKSVRSDVDFVLTFEEVMGMLVGKGVDLGTLQPAEEKLEAGTNAGRGFAVSGGVAKAVKSLIEKEHPGTTVKVQAAEGLKNCRTMLMMAKAGRLNGYLLEGMACPGGCVAGAGTLQPITKSSALVKKYATENPMTNSDESAYANRLEELYE, encoded by the coding sequence ATGCGAGGAATCTACAATTCAGTGACAGACATTCGCCGCAAGGTGTTTGCGGCCATTGCCAGAATGGCATACGAGGATGAAACGGATTATGCGAAGCGGATCGAAGAGATCCCGTACGAAATCCTCCCGGGAACCAAGGCCAAGTACCGCAACAGCATCTTCCTGGAACGGGCAATCATCGGCGAGCGCCTGCGTCTGGGCATGGGTCTGCCTCTTCGTGAAATGAGCGAATTCGGTGCCCTGTCCGACGGGATCGAGGAAAGCACCATTGCCGAGAAATACTATGACGATCCCCTGATCAACATCATCAAGTTCGCCTGCAACGCCTGCCCGGAAAAAGAGGTCATCGTGACCAACCAGTGCCAGGGATGCCTGTCCCACCAGTGCACGGAAGTGTGCCCCAAGGATGCGGTGCACATTGTCAACGGCCGGTCCTTCATTGACCAGGACAAGTGCATCAAGTGCGGACGCTGCATGGATGCCTGCCCCTATCACGCCATTGTGAAGATGGAACGTCCCTGCGCGGCTTCCTGCGGCATGAACGCCATTTCTTCCGACGGGGATGGCAAGGCACAGATCGACTACGACCGCTGTGTTTCCTGCGGACAGTGCCTGGTCAACTGCCCCTTTGGAGCCATTGTGGACAAGGGCCAGATTTTCCAGACCATCTATGCCATGAAACAGGGACAGGATGTCATTGCATGCATCGCCCCGGCGTTTGTCGGCCAGTTCGGTCCGACTGTGACACCGGAAAAAGTCAAGACGGCCCTTCTGGACCTGGGATTCGCGGATGTGGTGGAAGTTGCCATCGGTGCCGACCTGTGCACCATCGAGGAAGCGGAAGACTTCATGAAGAAAGTGCCGGAACAGCAGCCTTTCATGGCCACATCCTGCTGCCCTGCCTGGTCTGTTATGGCAAAGAAGGACTTCCCGCAATATGCCAGCTATATTTCCATGGCCATGACACCTATGGTGCTCACCGCGCGGATGGTGAAAAAAAATCACCCGAATGCAAAAATCGCCTTCATTGGTCCCTGCGCAGCGAAGAAGCTGGAAGCATCCCGGAAGTCTGTCCGTTCGGATGTGGACTTCGTGCTGACTTTTGAAGAAGTCATGGGTATGCTTGTAGGCAAGGGCGTGGATCTCGGTACCCTGCAGCCGGCAGAGGAAAAACTGGAAGCTGGCACCAACGCAGGCCGCGGATTCGCGGTATCCGGCGGAGTGGCCAAAGCCGTCAAGAGCCTCATTGAGAAAGAACATCCGGGTACCACCGTCAAGGTACAGGCTGCGGAAGGCCTGAAGAACTGCCGTACCATGCTCATGATGGCCAAAGCCGGACGGCTCAACGGCTACCTGCTGGAGGGCATGGCCTGTCCCGGCGGATGTGTGGCCGGCGCCGGTACCCTGCAGCCGATCACGAAATCCAGCGCCCTGGTAAAGAAGTATGCCACGGAGAACCCCATGACAAACTCCGATGAATCGGCGTACGCAAACCGTCTGGAAGAACTCTACGAATAG
- a CDS encoding VanZ family protein, protein MVINMLFPAFLGFLIFAPFLALVFNCLKGAGHPASRLHTAGVFLFMYYLFGLWWMTGIGPLQPFMPRLVLVPFADMLQGPVDTALNVVLFVPLGFFLPWLWRTFDGLKQTALTGFLLSLGIELLQVFGLGITDINDLITNTLGTILGYGLFCLVQHLMKPATRKKWQMGSLAGVPSVILLILSSLFVMMCLQRPFLRFVLFLAGF, encoded by the coding sequence ATGGTCATCAATATGCTGTTTCCCGCTTTTCTGGGCTTTCTGATTTTCGCACCTTTTCTGGCTCTCGTGTTCAACTGCCTGAAAGGTGCAGGACATCCCGCTTCCCGTCTGCATACAGCCGGGGTCTTTCTGTTCATGTACTATCTCTTCGGATTGTGGTGGATGACAGGCATCGGTCCGCTGCAGCCATTTATGCCCCGTCTCGTGCTGGTCCCCTTTGCCGACATGCTTCAGGGACCGGTGGATACGGCCCTCAATGTGGTGCTGTTTGTACCCCTGGGTTTCTTTCTGCCCTGGCTGTGGCGGACATTCGATGGTCTGAAACAGACGGCGCTGACGGGATTTCTGCTCTCTCTGGGCATCGAACTGCTGCAGGTTTTTGGACTGGGCATTACGGATATCAACGATCTGATCACTAATACTCTGGGCACCATCCTGGGCTATGGTCTGTTCTGCCTGGTGCAGCATCTCATGAAGCCGGCAACCCGGAAGAAGTGGCAGATGGGATCTTTGGCCGGTGTGCCCTCCGTGATTCTGCTGATCCTCTCTTCTCTGTTTGTCATGATGTGTCTGCAGCGGCCGTTTCTGCGGTTTGTGCTATTTCTGGCAGGCTTCTGA
- a CDS encoding NAD(+) synthase yields the protein MKRFDYYKAAVCTPPVSIGNPKANVDEMLRILQSLDPDTQLAVFPELAVTGYTCADLFYEDLLLNEAVDQLVRLAEEAPANMAVIAGIPLKAGTRLFNAAAFLFGGKVLGFYVKHHLPGYNEYYEPRWFSPARDLDVSDVKVNGVDVPVSGKILFADETTDAVIGIEICEDLWVAVPPSSGHAQAGANILVNCSASNEVIAKSGYRRDLVSSQSAKTYSGYLYCSAGPDESSTDLVFSGADLMAENGKILAETASEESISCEIDLQHLKNDRLKFKTSLQENREGYTVVTYASANLETIELTRAVEAYPFVPGDLNRRLERCETILGIQAQGLATRLKKIGCRQAVIGISGGLDSTLALLVTVRAFRLLRLPVSGITAVTMPGFGTTKRTKSNADELMELLGVTRMEVPIAASVRQHFADIGQDESVHDITYENGQARERTQILMDLANKVNGIVIGTGDLSELALGWCTYNGDHMSMYAVNASVPKTLVRYLVESEALSARKAGNTKLERVLLDICDTPVSPELLPPDKDGNIAQKTEEVLGSYDLHDFFLYHMLRYHESPEKIFELARLAFPQVDAGKIKESLRTFYRRFFAQQFKRSCLPDGPKVGSICLSPRGDWRMPSDASAALWLKQAEELDV from the coding sequence ATGAAACGGTTTGATTACTACAAAGCGGCGGTCTGCACCCCGCCTGTTTCCATTGGCAACCCGAAAGCCAACGTCGATGAAATGCTTCGGATCCTGCAGTCTCTGGATCCCGATACCCAGCTGGCGGTGTTTCCGGAACTGGCTGTCACCGGTTATACCTGTGCAGACCTGTTCTATGAAGACCTCCTGCTGAATGAGGCTGTGGACCAGCTGGTCCGGCTGGCTGAAGAGGCACCTGCGAACATGGCTGTGATTGCCGGCATTCCCCTGAAAGCCGGGACCCGGCTGTTCAATGCAGCGGCCTTCCTCTTTGGCGGAAAGGTCCTTGGTTTTTATGTGAAACACCACCTGCCAGGCTACAACGAGTACTATGAACCCCGCTGGTTTTCCCCAGCCCGCGACCTGGATGTTTCCGATGTCAAGGTCAATGGGGTCGATGTACCTGTATCAGGGAAGATTCTCTTTGCGGATGAAACCACGGATGCCGTGATCGGCATCGAAATCTGCGAAGATCTGTGGGTGGCTGTCCCGCCTTCCTCCGGACATGCGCAGGCTGGAGCCAATATTCTCGTGAACTGCTCCGCCTCCAACGAAGTGATTGCCAAGAGTGGATACCGTCGTGACCTGGTTTCCAGCCAGAGCGCGAAAACCTACAGCGGTTACCTGTACTGCAGCGCCGGGCCCGATGAGTCCAGCACGGATCTGGTCTTTTCCGGGGCCGATCTCATGGCAGAGAACGGAAAGATCCTGGCTGAGACCGCATCTGAGGAAAGCATCTCCTGCGAGATCGACTTGCAGCATCTGAAAAACGACCGGCTGAAGTTCAAGACATCCCTGCAGGAGAATCGTGAGGGCTATACCGTTGTGACCTATGCTTCTGCCAATCTGGAGACCATCGAACTGACCCGGGCTGTGGAGGCCTATCCTTTTGTGCCGGGCGATCTGAACAGGCGCCTGGAACGCTGTGAAACCATTCTGGGGATCCAGGCGCAGGGCCTGGCAACCCGACTGAAAAAGATCGGCTGCCGCCAGGCAGTCATTGGCATCTCCGGGGGTCTGGACAGCACACTGGCGCTGCTGGTGACGGTCCGGGCGTTCCGGCTGCTGAGACTGCCTGTATCCGGCATCACAGCCGTGACCATGCCGGGGTTCGGCACGACAAAACGGACAAAATCCAATGCGGATGAGCTGATGGAACTGTTGGGCGTGACAAGAATGGAAGTTCCCATTGCGGCCAGTGTCCGCCAGCATTTTGCGGACATCGGGCAGGATGAATCGGTACATGACATTACCTATGAAAACGGTCAGGCCAGAGAGCGGACCCAGATCCTGATGGACCTGGCCAACAAAGTTAACGGCATTGTAATCGGAACCGGTGACCTGTCGGAGCTCGCTCTGGGCTGGTGCACCTATAATGGTGATCATATGAGCATGTATGCGGTGAACGCCAGTGTACCCAAGACACTGGTCCGTTATCTGGTGGAAAGCGAAGCGCTGTCCGCCAGAAAGGCCGGCAATACAAAGCTGGAACGTGTCCTGCTGGATATCTGCGATACCCCGGTTTCTCCGGAACTGCTGCCGCCGGACAAAGACGGGAATATCGCGCAGAAAACCGAGGAAGTGCTTGGAAGCTATGACCTTCACGACTTCTTCCTGTACCATATGCTGCGGTATCATGAAAGTCCGGAGAAGATCTTCGAACTGGCCAGACTGGCTTTCCCGCAGGTGGATGCGGGGAAGATCAAGGAATCGCTGCGGACCTTCTACCGGCGGTTCTTTGCCCAGCAGTTCAAGCGCAGCTGTCTGCCGGATGGACCGAAGGTTGGTTCCATCTGTCTGTCTCCCAGGGGAGACTGGCGGATGCCGAGTGATGCCAGTGCGGCCCTCTGGCTGAAGCAGGCAGAAGAACTGGATGTGTGA
- the yihA gene encoding ribosome biogenesis GTP-binding protein YihA/YsxC — MNSEFVVSSSGRDSWPESELPEVVVVGRSNVGKSSFINAFTGKKRLAYVGNTPGKTRLLNFFAIDGDWMLVDVPGYGYAKMSKSQLMQLGQMMDDYFQNRENIKAVVQLVDSRHDPTADDIDMIGFFKEMHIPVVIVATKIDKVPKTKRPAHLKAIAKKIQIPVKNILPVSSVELTGLREVEQKIRELLELDPVQESDAVAEESAMTPAENSEQSNTEQA; from the coding sequence ATGAACAGCGAATTCGTTGTCTCCAGCAGCGGGCGGGACAGCTGGCCTGAGTCCGAACTGCCGGAGGTTGTGGTCGTCGGGCGAAGCAATGTGGGCAAGTCCAGTTTCATCAATGCCTTCACCGGCAAGAAGCGGCTTGCCTATGTCGGCAATACCCCGGGCAAGACGAGGCTTCTGAATTTCTTCGCCATTGACGGCGACTGGATGCTGGTGGATGTCCCGGGTTACGGCTATGCGAAAATGAGCAAATCCCAGCTGATGCAGCTGGGACAGATGATGGATGACTATTTCCAGAACCGGGAGAACATCAAGGCGGTCGTGCAGCTGGTGGATTCCCGGCACGACCCGACGGCTGATGATATCGATATGATCGGTTTCTTCAAGGAGATGCACATTCCGGTGGTCATAGTGGCGACCAAGATCGACAAGGTTCCGAAGACCAAACGGCCCGCCCACCTGAAGGCCATTGCGAAGAAAATCCAGATCCCGGTGAAAAACATCCTGCCGGTCTCCAGCGTGGAATTGACCGGGCTGCGGGAAGTGGAACAGAAGATCCGTGAACTTCTGGAACTGGATCCGGTTCAGGAATCTGATGCAGTGGCTGAAGAGTCGGCAATGACACCGGCGGAAAACTCCGAACAATCGAATACTGAACAGGCCTGA